The Streptomyces sp. SS1-1 genome has a segment encoding these proteins:
- a CDS encoding vitamin B12-dependent ribonucleotide reductase, with product MTETASGPARSSRAKGGKTAKGLRIERIHTTPGVHPYDEVAWERRDVVMTNWRDGSVNFEQRGVEFPDFWSVNAVNIVTSKYFRGAVGTPQREVSLKQLIDRIVKTYRKAGEDHKYFASPADAEIFEHELAYALLHQIFSFNSPVWFNVGTPQPQQVSACFILSVDDSMESILDWYKEEGMIFKGGSGAGLNLSRIRSSKELLSSGGNASGPVSFMRGADASAGTIKSGGATRRAAKMVILDVDHPDIEDFIETKVKEEEKIRALRDAGFDMDLGGDDITSVQYQNANNSVRVNDEFMKAVEQGGKFGLRARMTGEVIEEVDAKSLFRKMAEAAWACADPGIQYDDTINHWHTCPESGRINGSNPCSEYMHLDNTSCNLASLNLMKFLKDDGKGHQSFEIERFAKVVELVITAMDISICFADFPTEKIGENTRAFRQLGIGYANLGALLMATGHAYDSDGGRALAGAITSLMTGTSYKRSAELAAVVGPYDGYARNAQPHLRVMKQHADANAAAVRMDDLDTPIWAAATEAWQDVQRLGEKNGFRNSQASVIAPTGTIGLAMSCDTTGLEPDLALVKFKKLVGGGSMQIVNGTVPQALRRLGYQEEQIEAIVAHIAEHGNVIDAPGLKQEHYEVFDCAMGERSISAMGHVRMMAAIQPWISGALSKTVNLPETATVEDVEEVYFEAWKMGVKALAIYRDNCKVGQPLSAKTKEKEKTEITEKAEATIRETVEKVVEYRPVRKRLPKGRPGITTSFTVGGAEGYMTANSYPDDGLGEVFLKMSKQGSTLAGMMDAFSIAVSVGLQYGVPLETYVSKFTNMRFEPAGMTDDPDVRMAQSIVDYIFRRLALDFLPFETRSALGIHSAEERQRHLETGSYEPSEDEVDVEGLAQSAPRAQELKAVATPKAEVEAAKPAPKQAHTSAELVEMQLGIQADAPLCFSCGTKMQRAGSCYICEGCGSTSGCS from the coding sequence ATGACAGAGACGGCGAGCGGTCCGGCACGGAGTTCCCGCGCCAAGGGCGGCAAGACGGCCAAGGGGCTGCGTATCGAGCGCATCCACACCACCCCCGGCGTGCACCCGTACGACGAGGTGGCCTGGGAGCGCCGTGACGTCGTCATGACCAACTGGCGCGACGGCTCGGTCAACTTCGAGCAGCGCGGCGTCGAGTTCCCCGACTTCTGGTCGGTGAACGCGGTCAACATCGTCACCAGCAAGTACTTCCGGGGCGCCGTCGGCACCCCGCAGCGCGAGGTGAGCCTGAAGCAGCTCATCGACCGCATCGTGAAGACGTACCGGAAGGCCGGCGAGGACCACAAGTACTTCGCGTCGCCCGCCGACGCCGAGATCTTCGAGCACGAGCTCGCCTACGCCCTGCTCCACCAGATCTTCAGCTTCAACAGCCCCGTGTGGTTCAACGTGGGCACGCCGCAGCCCCAGCAGGTCTCCGCCTGCTTCATCCTGTCCGTCGACGACTCCATGGAGTCGATCCTCGACTGGTACAAGGAAGAGGGCATGATCTTCAAGGGCGGCTCCGGCGCCGGCCTGAACCTCTCCCGCATCCGCTCCTCCAAGGAGCTGCTGTCCTCCGGCGGCAACGCCTCGGGTCCGGTCTCCTTCATGCGCGGTGCCGACGCCTCCGCGGGCACCATCAAGTCGGGCGGCGCCACCCGCCGCGCCGCCAAGATGGTCATCCTCGACGTCGACCACCCCGACATCGAGGACTTCATCGAGACCAAGGTGAAGGAGGAGGAGAAGATCCGCGCCCTGCGCGACGCGGGCTTCGACATGGACCTGGGCGGCGACGACATCACGTCCGTCCAGTACCAGAACGCCAACAACTCGGTCCGTGTGAACGACGAGTTCATGAAGGCCGTCGAGCAGGGCGGGAAGTTCGGCCTGCGCGCCCGCATGACCGGCGAGGTCATCGAGGAGGTCGACGCCAAGTCGCTCTTCCGCAAGATGGCCGAGGCCGCCTGGGCCTGTGCCGACCCCGGCATCCAGTACGACGACACCATCAACCACTGGCACACGTGCCCGGAGTCCGGCCGGATCAACGGCTCGAACCCGTGCAGCGAGTACATGCACCTGGACAACACGTCCTGCAACCTCGCCTCGCTGAACCTGATGAAGTTCCTCAAGGACGACGGCAAGGGCCACCAGTCCTTCGAGATCGAGCGCTTCGCCAAGGTCGTCGAGCTCGTCATCACCGCGATGGACATCTCCATCTGCTTCGCCGACTTCCCGACGGAGAAGATCGGTGAGAACACGCGCGCGTTCCGCCAGCTCGGCATCGGCTACGCCAACCTCGGCGCCCTGCTGATGGCGACCGGCCACGCCTACGACTCCGACGGCGGCCGCGCCCTCGCCGGTGCCATCACCTCCCTGATGACCGGCACCTCGTACAAGCGCTCCGCCGAGCTCGCCGCGGTCGTCGGCCCGTACGACGGCTACGCCCGCAACGCCCAGCCGCACCTGCGCGTCATGAAGCAGCACGCCGACGCCAACGCCGCGGCCGTCCGCATGGACGACCTGGACACGCCGATCTGGGCCGCCGCCACGGAGGCCTGGCAGGACGTGCAGCGCCTCGGCGAGAAGAACGGCTTCCGCAACTCGCAGGCGTCCGTCATCGCCCCGACCGGCACCATCGGTCTCGCGATGTCCTGCGACACCACCGGCCTGGAGCCCGACCTCGCGCTGGTCAAGTTCAAGAAGCTGGTCGGCGGCGGCTCGATGCAGATCGTCAACGGCACCGTCCCGCAGGCCCTGCGCCGCCTGGGCTACCAGGAGGAGCAGATCGAGGCGATCGTCGCCCACATCGCCGAGCACGGCAATGTGATCGACGCCCCCGGCCTCAAGCAGGAGCACTACGAGGTGTTCGACTGCGCCATGGGCGAGCGCTCCATCTCCGCGATGGGCCACGTCCGCATGATGGCCGCGATCCAGCCCTGGATCTCCGGCGCCCTCTCCAAGACCGTCAACCTGCCGGAGACGGCGACGGTCGAGGACGTCGAGGAGGTCTACTTCGAGGCCTGGAAGATGGGCGTCAAGGCGCTCGCCATCTACCGCGACAACTGCAAGGTCGGCCAGCCCCTCTCCGCCAAGACCAAGGAGAAGGAGAAGACCGAGATCACGGAGAAGGCCGAGGCCACCATCCGTGAGACGGTCGAGAAGGTCGTCGAGTACCGCCCGGTCCGCAAGCGCCTGCCCAAGGGCCGTCCCGGGATCACGACGTCCTTCACCGTCGGCGGCGCCGAGGGCTACATGACCGCCAACTCCTACCCGGACGACGGTCTCGGCGAGGTCTTCCTGAAGATGTCCAAGCAGGGTTCGACCCTCGCCGGCATGATGGACGCCTTCTCCATCGCGGTCTCCGTCGGCCTCCAGTACGGCGTGCCGCTGGAGACGTACGTCTCGAAGTTCACCAACATGCGCTTCGAGCCGGCCGGTATGACGGACGACCCGGACGTGCGGATGGCGCAGTCGATCGTCGACTACATCTTCCGCCGCCTGGCGCTGGACTTCCTGCCCTTCGAGACGCGCTCCGCGCTCGGCATCCACTCCGCCGAGGAGCGTCAGCGCCACCTGGAGACCGGCTCGTACGAGCCCTCCGAGGACGAGGTCGACGTCGAGGGCCTGGCCCAGTCGGCGCCGCGCGCCCAGGAGCTGAAGGCCGTCGCCACGCCGAAGGCCGAGGTCGAGGCGGCCAAGCCCGCCCCGAAGCAGGCCCACACCAGCGCCGAGCTGGTGGAGATGCAGCTGGGCATCCAGGCCGACGCCCCGCTGTGCTTCTCCTGCGGCACGAAGATGCAGCGGGCCGGTTCCTGCTACATCTGCGAGGGCTGCGGCTCGACCAGCGGCTGCAGCTGA
- a CDS encoding TerD family protein, whose translation MNAISKSFRKVEISVKWDPSPTGQPPTDLDIVAATYTADDPYGDPAYVVHFDSRSPDGTIHLNRDSKDGQGFGWDEVLTVELERLDARYARVVVGVVIQQHPAQRTFVSVVNPALRIREGYTVLAENDFGGVLGATAATIAEFVREGSTTWDFRPGVHGFEDDPAAFTRTMGHRRA comes from the coding sequence GTGAACGCCATCAGCAAGAGCTTCCGGAAGGTCGAGATCTCGGTCAAGTGGGATCCGAGTCCCACCGGGCAGCCACCCACCGACCTGGACATAGTGGCCGCCACCTACACGGCGGACGATCCCTACGGCGATCCCGCCTACGTCGTCCACTTCGACAGCCGCTCCCCCGACGGCACGATCCATCTGAACCGCGACAGCAAGGACGGCCAGGGCTTCGGCTGGGACGAGGTGCTGACCGTGGAGCTCGAGCGGCTCGACGCCCGGTACGCGCGCGTGGTGGTCGGCGTGGTCATCCAGCAGCACCCGGCGCAGCGGACCTTCGTGAGTGTCGTCAATCCGGCCCTGCGCATCCGCGAGGGCTACACGGTCCTGGCCGAGAACGACTTCGGCGGGGTCCTCGGCGCGACGGCGGCGACGATCGCGGAGTTCGTCCGGGAGGGCTCGACGACGTGGGACTTCCGTCCCGGCGTGCACGGCTTCGAGGACGATCCGGCGGCCTTCACCCGGACGATGGGTCACCGCCGCGCCTGA
- a CDS encoding YdbC family protein, with amino-acid sequence MLVKWIRCTVVDRRGFERGQRKWAGLLGEPGFRGQGGGWSRGRQGVAHVFSFWESRSFYDSFMARSHDRLAATQSGTFKDAQVKLFDYRFDVKTGFEPRFTDADLVRVAHCRVHEERAEHFTLMQEKVWNPAMAGSPGMIRGLFGEAPGPEFLILSMWRSAAEHGKYRTERVERLALRAQTEADIAALTGDIVELEPTWTV; translated from the coding sequence GTGCTGGTCAAGTGGATTCGCTGCACCGTGGTGGACCGCCGCGGTTTTGAGCGGGGGCAGCGGAAATGGGCGGGGCTTCTGGGGGAGCCGGGGTTCAGGGGACAAGGCGGTGGGTGGAGCCGGGGACGGCAGGGGGTCGCGCACGTCTTCTCGTTCTGGGAGAGTCGTTCCTTCTACGACTCCTTCATGGCCCGTTCGCACGACCGGCTGGCCGCGACCCAGTCGGGCACCTTCAAGGACGCGCAGGTCAAGCTGTTCGACTACCGCTTCGACGTGAAGACGGGCTTCGAGCCGCGCTTCACCGACGCGGACCTCGTCCGGGTCGCGCACTGCCGGGTCCACGAGGAGCGGGCCGAGCACTTCACGCTCATGCAGGAGAAGGTCTGGAACCCCGCGATGGCGGGCTCCCCGGGCATGATCCGCGGGCTGTTCGGCGAGGCGCCGGGCCCCGAGTTCCTGATCCTGTCCATGTGGCGCTCGGCCGCCGAGCACGGGAAGTACCGCACCGAACGGGTGGAGCGGCTGGCCCTGCGGGCCCAGACGGAGGCCGACATCGCCGCCCTCACCGGTGACATCGTGGAACTGGAGCCCACCTGGACGGTCTGA
- a CDS encoding histidine phosphatase family protein — MARPRRIVLVRHGESTGNVDDTVYEREPDHALALTERGRQQAEETGKRLREVFGRERVSVYVSPYRRTHETLRAFHLDPELIRVREEPRLREQDWGNWQDCDDVRLQKAYRDAYGHFFYRFAQGESGADVYDRVGGFLESLFRSFEAPDHPPNVLLVTHGLAMRLFCMRWFHWTVAEFESLSNPGNAEMRMLVLGDDGKYTLDRPFDRWRDPEPYGITG, encoded by the coding sequence ATGGCACGACCACGGCGCATCGTCCTTGTCCGGCACGGCGAGTCAACCGGCAATGTTGATGACACCGTGTACGAGCGTGAACCCGACCATGCTCTGGCCCTCACCGAGCGGGGCCGGCAGCAGGCGGAGGAGACCGGCAAACGGCTGCGCGAGGTCTTCGGCCGCGAACGCGTCAGCGTGTACGTCTCCCCCTACCGCCGCACGCACGAGACCCTGCGTGCCTTCCACCTCGACCCCGAGCTCATACGGGTCCGCGAGGAGCCCCGGCTGCGGGAGCAGGACTGGGGGAACTGGCAGGACTGCGACGACGTCCGCCTCCAGAAGGCGTACCGGGACGCCTACGGGCACTTCTTCTACCGCTTCGCGCAGGGCGAGTCCGGCGCCGACGTCTACGACCGGGTCGGCGGCTTCCTGGAGAGCCTCTTCCGCAGCTTCGAGGCCCCCGACCACCCGCCGAACGTGCTGCTCGTGACCCATGGGCTGGCCATGCGGCTGTTCTGCATGCGCTGGTTCCACTGGACGGTCGCGGAATTCGAATCCCTGTCCAATCCGGGGAACGCCGAGATGCGGATGCTCGTTCTCGGGGACGACGGCAAGTACACCCTGGACCGGCCGTTCGACCGCTGGCGTGACCCGGAGCCGTACGGGATCACCGGATAG
- a CDS encoding ADP-ribosylglycohydrolase family protein, with protein MTADSSSAERLERALASLRGLAVGDALGSQFFVPVNYPLLKRRELPEGPWQWTDDTEMAGSVVAVLSAHHRIDQDALARSFAEHHDFDRGYGPAVNRLLRLVREGGDWRELSAALFNGQGSWGNGAAMRIAPLGAWYADDPEQATHQAEISAYPTHQHREAVVGAMAVAAAAALAAAPGGPPSPEKLLDDVVALVPKSAVAAGLRRARDMLDYGDAATVAAVLGCGRRTTAHDTVPFALWSAARALGDYEEAFWTTAQVGGDMDTTCAIVGGVIASGTAGPVPAEWLRRTEALPEWVHASV; from the coding sequence ATGACCGCTGACTCCTCCTCCGCCGAGCGCCTGGAGCGCGCCCTCGCCAGCCTCCGCGGACTGGCGGTCGGGGACGCGCTGGGCTCGCAGTTCTTCGTCCCGGTGAACTACCCGCTGCTCAAGCGCCGCGAGCTGCCCGAGGGCCCCTGGCAGTGGACGGACGACACCGAGATGGCCGGTTCCGTGGTGGCCGTGCTGAGCGCCCACCACCGCATCGACCAGGACGCCCTCGCCCGCTCCTTCGCCGAGCACCACGACTTCGACCGGGGCTACGGTCCCGCCGTCAACCGGCTGCTGCGCCTGGTCCGGGAGGGCGGCGACTGGCGCGAGCTGTCCGCCGCCCTGTTCAACGGGCAGGGTTCGTGGGGGAACGGCGCGGCGATGCGGATCGCCCCCCTCGGCGCCTGGTACGCCGACGACCCCGAGCAGGCCACGCACCAGGCCGAGATCTCGGCCTACCCCACGCACCAGCACCGGGAGGCGGTCGTCGGGGCCATGGCGGTCGCCGCCGCGGCGGCGCTGGCCGCGGCTCCGGGCGGACCGCCCAGCCCCGAGAAGCTCCTCGACGACGTCGTCGCCCTCGTCCCCAAGAGCGCGGTCGCCGCGGGCCTGCGGCGCGCCCGGGACATGCTCGACTACGGCGACGCGGCCACCGTGGCGGCCGTCCTGGGCTGCGGCCGGCGGACGACCGCCCATGACACGGTGCCGTTCGCGCTCTGGTCGGCCGCCCGGGCCCTCGGTGACTACGAGGAGGCGTTCTGGACGACCGCCCAGGTCGGCGGCGACATGGACACGACCTGCGCCATCGTGGGCGGCGTGATCGCCTCCGGCACGGCGGGGCCGGTCCCGGCCGAGTGGCTGCGCCGGACCGAGGCGCTTCCGGAGTGGGTGCACGCCTCGGTGTAG
- a CDS encoding MFS transporter: protein MTHDQIQAHSPAPAPPGPASRPSHPGIALAVIAACQLMVVLDATIVNIALPDIQNALNFSTTDLTWVVSAYTLTFGGLLLLGGRAGDILGRRRVFITGILLFTFASLLGGLAQEPWQLLAARVLQGMGGAIASPTSLALITTTFPEGPERNRAFGIFAAVSAGGGAIGLLAGGLLTDWLDWRWVLFVNVPIGVLIAAMAPRYINESERHPGRFDLTGALTSTLGMVALVYGFIRAASDGWRDSLTLGAFGAAVVLLAGFLFIESRAKEPITPLRMFADRNRSGAYLIMISLAAAMFGMFFYIVLFVQNVLGYSPIRAGLAFLPVTAVIAVGAGVSQRLLPVLGPKPFLMAGTTLAAIGLAWQSLVDSGSSYVGGVLGPMLLFGLGMGLNFVTLTVTAVSGVAPREAGAASALLNTMQQVGGALGLSILTTVFGTASRNEATDQVASFMTQATPEQKAAFAESGQLPAPWSHEILSHGISTAFIPAAAMAVLAFVVAAVVVRVRKSDLDALSGTAGPLAG, encoded by the coding sequence GTGACGCACGATCAGATACAGGCCCACTCACCCGCGCCCGCTCCACCGGGCCCGGCCTCCCGCCCGTCGCATCCGGGCATCGCTCTCGCGGTCATCGCCGCCTGTCAGCTGATGGTGGTCCTCGACGCCACCATCGTCAACATCGCCCTGCCCGACATCCAGAACGCGCTCAACTTCTCCACCACCGACCTGACCTGGGTCGTCAGCGCCTACACGCTCACCTTCGGCGGCCTGCTGCTGCTCGGCGGGCGGGCCGGGGACATCCTCGGGCGCCGCCGGGTCTTCATCACCGGCATCCTGCTGTTCACCTTCGCCTCGCTGCTCGGCGGACTCGCCCAGGAGCCCTGGCAGTTGCTGGCCGCGCGCGTCCTGCAGGGCATGGGCGGCGCCATCGCCTCACCCACCTCGCTCGCGCTGATCACCACGACGTTCCCCGAAGGCCCCGAACGCAACCGGGCATTCGGGATCTTCGCCGCCGTCTCCGCGGGCGGCGGCGCCATCGGACTGCTGGCCGGCGGACTGCTCACCGACTGGCTCGACTGGCGCTGGGTGCTCTTCGTGAACGTGCCCATCGGCGTCCTCATCGCGGCCATGGCACCCCGCTACATCAACGAGTCCGAGCGCCACCCCGGCCGCTTCGACCTGACCGGCGCGCTCACCTCCACGCTGGGCATGGTCGCCCTGGTCTACGGCTTCATCCGGGCCGCGTCCGACGGCTGGCGGGACTCCCTGACGCTCGGCGCGTTCGGCGCGGCCGTGGTGCTGCTCGCCGGCTTCCTCTTCATCGAGAGCCGCGCCAAGGAACCGATCACGCCGCTGCGGATGTTCGCCGACCGCAACCGCTCGGGCGCGTACCTGATCATGATCAGCCTCGCCGCCGCGATGTTCGGCATGTTCTTCTACATCGTGCTGTTCGTGCAGAACGTGCTGGGCTACTCCCCGATCCGGGCCGGCCTGGCCTTCCTGCCGGTCACCGCGGTGATCGCGGTGGGCGCCGGGGTCTCGCAACGGCTGCTGCCGGTGCTCGGTCCCAAGCCGTTCCTGATGGCCGGGACCACGCTCGCGGCCATCGGTCTGGCCTGGCAGTCCCTGGTCGACTCGGGCAGCTCGTACGTCGGCGGGGTGCTCGGCCCGATGCTGCTCTTCGGCCTCGGCATGGGCCTGAACTTCGTGACGCTCACCGTGACCGCCGTGTCCGGTGTCGCCCCGCGCGAGGCGGGCGCCGCCTCCGCCCTGCTCAACACCATGCAGCAGGTGGGCGGCGCGCTGGGCCTGTCCATCCTCACGACGGTCTTCGGCACCGCCAGCCGTAACGAGGCGACCGACCAGGTCGCGTCGTTCATGACCCAGGCCACCCCGGAACAGAAGGCCGCGTTCGCCGAGTCCGGTCAGCTGCCGGCGCCCTGGAGCCACGAGATCCTGTCGCACGGCATCTCCACGGCGTTCATCCCGGCCGCCGCGATGGCCGTCCTGGCGTTCGTCGTCGCCGCGGTCGTGGTGCGGGTCCGCAAGAGCGACCTGGACGCCCTCTCCGGAACGGCGGGCCCCCTGGCGGGGTGA
- a CDS encoding TetR/AcrR family transcriptional regulator yields the protein MVTSRWTAAPARPASPRRRGAVLERAILDAALEQLSTVGWKGLTMEGVAASAQTGKAAVYRRWPSKEDLVADALRAGLPPLESAPDLGSVREDLLALCRLARDAMFSRPGHALRAVIHECEDIQAECFHTVIFEGLVEPTIRLLREVVVRGIERGEVREDAANGYVYDAIPAMMMYRSKMCGSEWGDGDLEEMIDQFMMPLLRKTEA from the coding sequence ATGGTTACCTCGCGCTGGACGGCCGCCCCCGCTCGGCCGGCCTCCCCGCGCCGGCGCGGCGCGGTGCTCGAACGGGCGATCCTGGACGCCGCGTTGGAGCAGCTCAGCACCGTGGGCTGGAAGGGCCTGACGATGGAGGGCGTCGCCGCCTCCGCGCAGACCGGGAAGGCCGCCGTCTACCGCCGCTGGCCCTCCAAGGAGGACCTCGTCGCCGACGCGCTGCGGGCCGGGCTGCCCCCGCTGGAGTCCGCTCCCGACCTCGGATCCGTGCGCGAGGACCTGCTCGCCCTGTGCCGGCTGGCGCGCGACGCGATGTTCTCGCGCCCCGGTCACGCGTTGCGTGCGGTGATTCACGAATGTGAAGACATCCAGGCCGAGTGCTTCCACACCGTGATCTTCGAGGGGCTGGTCGAGCCGACCATCAGGCTGCTGCGGGAGGTCGTCGTCCGGGGAATCGAGCGGGGAGAGGTGCGGGAGGACGCGGCCAATGGTTACGTCTACGACGCCATCCCGGCGATGATGATGTACCGCTCGAAGATGTGCGGCAGCGAATGGGGCGACGGGGATCTGGAGGAGATGATCGACCAGTTCATGATGCCGCTGCTGCGGAAGACGGAGGCCTGA
- a CDS encoding ribonuclease HII: MPYEPPTHTVERSLRATTGAKIIAGVDEVGRGAWAGPVTVCAAITGLRRPPEGLTDSKLLTVRRRTELAETLRTWVTSYALGHASPEEIDERGMTAALRLAAVRALEALPVRPDAVILDGKHDYLGTPWRVRTVIKGDQSCVAVAAASVIAKVQRDKMMAELGVDHADFGFADNAGYPSPVHKAALAERGPTPYHRLSWAYLDALPQWRHLKKVRTWVEESVPAIEGQLGFDF; the protein is encoded by the coding sequence ATGCCGTACGAACCGCCTACCCACACCGTCGAGCGCTCCCTCCGAGCCACGACCGGAGCGAAGATCATTGCCGGTGTCGACGAGGTCGGGCGTGGTGCCTGGGCCGGTCCCGTCACCGTCTGTGCCGCGATCACCGGTCTGCGCAGGCCCCCGGAGGGCCTCACCGACTCCAAGCTGCTCACCGTCAGACGCCGCACCGAACTCGCCGAGACACTGCGGACCTGGGTGACGTCCTACGCCCTCGGGCACGCGTCCCCGGAGGAGATCGACGAGCGGGGGATGACGGCCGCGCTGCGCCTGGCCGCCGTGCGCGCCCTGGAGGCCCTGCCGGTCCGCCCCGACGCCGTCATCCTCGACGGCAAGCACGACTACCTCGGCACCCCCTGGCGGGTCCGTACGGTGATCAAGGGCGACCAGTCGTGCGTGGCGGTGGCGGCGGCCTCGGTGATCGCCAAGGTCCAGCGCGACAAAATGATGGCCGAACTGGGTGTCGACCATGCAGACTTCGGTTTCGCGGACAACGCCGGGTATCCGTCGCCCGTGCACAAGGCCGCACTGGCGGAGCGGGGACCCACCCCGTACCACCGGTTGTCGTGGGCGTATCTTGATGCGCTGCCCCAGTGGCGGCACCTCAAGAAGGTCCGCACGTGGGTGGAGGAAAGCGTTCCGGCGATCGAGGGCCAGCTCGGCTTCGATTTCTGA
- a CDS encoding RecQ family ATP-dependent DNA helicase → MDDQELHTEADAILAELVGDPGARLREDQWQAVAALVRERRRALVVQRTGWGKSAVYFVATALLRRRGAGPTVIVSPLLALMRNQVESAARAGIRARTINSANPEEWETIHGEIERGETDVLLVSPERLNSVDFRDQMLPKLAATTGLLVVDEAHCISDWGHDFRPDYRRLRAMLAELSPGVPVLATTATANARVTADVAEQLGTGAGEALVLRGPLERESLRLGVVRLPDAAHRLAWLAEHLDELPGSGIVYALTVAAAEEATAFLRQRGFAVASYTGRTENADRLQAENDLLANRVKALVATSALGMGFDKPDLGFVVHLGSPSSPIAYYQQVGRAGRGVEHADVLLLPGQEDEAIWRYFADTAFPPESQVRQTLAALADAGRPLSVPALEATVDLRRTRLETMLKVLDVDGAVKRVKGGWTATGAEWVYDAERYARVARQRAAEQQAMRDYVGTSRCRMEFLREQLDDEGATPCGRCDNCAGPWADASVSPETLTGAAKELDRPGVEIEPRRMWPTGMPALGVELKGRIPAGEQCSTGRALGRLSDIGWGNRLRPLLADNAPDGPVPDDVLKAVVAVLADWARSPGGWAPDVPDAVDRPVGVVAVPSLTRPELVGSLARGVASIGRLPFLGALTYAGEDGAHLARRSNSAQRLKGLSQAFTVPADLAEALAATPGPVLLVDDRTDTGWTLAVAARLLRRAGSGEVLPLVLAATG, encoded by the coding sequence ATGGACGACCAGGAGCTGCACACCGAAGCCGACGCCATCCTCGCCGAGCTCGTGGGCGACCCCGGGGCACGCCTGCGGGAGGACCAGTGGCAGGCGGTGGCGGCGCTGGTGCGCGAGCGCCGGCGGGCCCTGGTGGTCCAGCGGACCGGCTGGGGGAAGTCGGCGGTGTACTTCGTCGCGACGGCGCTGCTGCGCCGGCGGGGCGCGGGACCGACGGTGATCGTCTCGCCGCTGCTCGCGCTGATGCGCAACCAGGTCGAGTCGGCGGCACGGGCCGGCATCCGCGCGCGGACCATCAACTCGGCCAACCCCGAGGAGTGGGAGACCATCCACGGCGAGATCGAGCGCGGCGAGACCGACGTGCTCCTCGTCAGCCCCGAGCGCCTCAACTCCGTCGACTTCCGCGACCAGATGCTGCCCAAGCTCGCGGCCACGACCGGCTTGCTCGTGGTCGACGAGGCGCACTGCATCTCCGACTGGGGCCATGACTTCCGCCCCGACTACCGGCGGCTGCGCGCCATGCTCGCCGAGCTGTCACCCGGTGTGCCCGTGCTGGCCACGACGGCGACGGCCAACGCGCGCGTGACCGCCGACGTGGCCGAGCAGCTGGGCACCGGCGCCGGAGAGGCCCTGGTGCTGCGCGGGCCGCTGGAGCGCGAGAGCCTGCGGCTGGGCGTGGTCCGGCTGCCGGACGCCGCGCACCGCCTCGCCTGGCTCGCGGAACACCTGGACGAGCTGCCGGGCTCGGGCATCGTCTACGCGCTCACGGTCGCCGCGGCCGAGGAGGCCACCGCGTTCCTGCGGCAGCGGGGCTTTGCCGTCGCGTCCTACACGGGCCGCACGGAGAACGCCGACCGGTTGCAGGCGGAGAACGACCTCCTGGCGAACCGGGTCAAGGCGCTGGTCGCGACCTCCGCCCTGGGCATGGGCTTCGACAAGCCCGACCTGGGCTTCGTGGTGCACCTCGGCTCGCCCTCCTCGCCGATCGCCTACTACCAGCAGGTCGGACGGGCCGGCCGCGGCGTCGAGCACGCCGACGTCCTGCTGCTGCCGGGCCAGGAGGACGAGGCGATCTGGCGCTACTTCGCGGACACCGCCTTCCCGCCCGAGTCGCAGGTCCGCCAGACCCTCGCCGCGCTCGCGGACGCGGGACGGCCCCTGTCCGTGCCCGCCCTGGAGGCGACGGTCGACCTGCGCCGCACCAGGCTGGAGACGATGCTGAAGGTCCTGGACGTCGACGGCGCGGTCAAGCGGGTCAAGGGCGGCTGGACGGCGACCGGCGCCGAGTGGGTGTACGACGCCGAGCGCTACGCGCGCGTGGCGCGTCAGAGGGCGGCCGAGCAGCAGGCGATGCGCGACTACGTCGGCACGTCCCGGTGCCGGATGGAGTTCCTGCGCGAGCAGCTGGACGACGAGGGGGCCACCCCGTGCGGCCGCTGCGACAACTGCGCGGGACCCTGGGCCGACGCGTCCGTCTCCCCGGAGACGCTGACCGGCGCGGCCAAGGAGCTGGACCGCCCCGGCGTGGAGATCGAACCGCGCCGCATGTGGCCGACCGGGATGCCCGCGCTGGGCGTAGAACTCAAGGGCCGCATCCCGGCCGGTGAGCAGTGCTCGACGGGACGCGCCCTGGGGCGGCTCTCGGACATCGGCTGGGGCAACCGGCTGCGCCCGCTGCTCGCCGACAACGCGCCCGACGGCCCGGTCCCGGACGACGTCCTGAAGGCCGTGGTGGCCGTCCTCGCCGACTGGGCGCGCTCCCCGGGCGGCTGGGCCCCGGACGTCCCCGACGCCGTGGACCGGCCCGTGGGCGTCGTCGCCGTGCCGTCGCTGACGCGTCCCGAGCTGGTGGGCTCCCTCGCGCGCGGGGTCGCCTCCATCGGCCGGCTGCCGTTCCTCGGCGCGCTGACGTACGCCGGGGAGGACGGCGCGCACCTGGCCCGGCGCAGCAACTCCGCGCAGCGCCTCAAGGGGCTGTCCCAGGCGTTCACGGTCCCGGCGGACCTGGCCGAGGCACTGGCCGCCACGCCCGGTCCGGTGCTGCTGGTGGACGACCGCACCGACACCGGGTGGACGCTGGCGGTCGCGGCGCGGCTGCTGCGGAGGGCAGGGAGCGGGGAGGTGCTTCCGCTGGTGCTGGCGGCCACGGGGTGA